One genomic segment of Penaeus chinensis breed Huanghai No. 1 chromosome 13, ASM1920278v2, whole genome shotgun sequence includes these proteins:
- the LOC125031935 gene encoding histone H2A-like: MSGRGKGGKVKGKSKSRSSRTGLQFPVGRIHRHLRKGNYAERVGAGAPVYLAAVMEYLAAEILELAGNAARDNKKTRIIPCHLQLAIRNDEELKKLLSGVTIAQGGVLPNIQAVLLPKKTEKK; encoded by the coding sequence ATGTCTGGTCGTGGTAAGGGTGGTAAGGTAAAGGGCAAGTCAAAGTCCCGCTCAAGCAGGACCGGCCTTCAGTTTCCGGTAGGTAGGATTCACCGCCATCTGCGTAAGGGCAATTACGCCGAGAGGGTGGGAGCTGGAGCCCCTGTGTACCTGGCTGCCGTCATGGAATACCTGGCTGCTGAAATACTAGAGTTGGCAGGTAATGCTGCCCGTGACAACAAGAAGACCCGTATCATCCCCTGTCACTTGCAGCTGGCCATCCGTAACGACGAAGAGCTCAAGAAGCTGCTGTCTGGCGTCACCATTGCCCAGGGTGGTGTTCTGCCTAACATCCAGGCTGTGCTCCTCCCCAAGAAGACTGAGAAGAAGTAA